TCATACTTGGtaatttcattttttgttttgtattcatAGACTTCTTCCATTCATTAACTTATTATACTCCACTATATTATTTCATGAGTTTCTTTTTGATGTGTTGTAACATTTTCGTATGTAGCTATGTATCTTTTGATTCCATTCCATCATAGTACTTGTATTCTTTACCATTGCAATATTTTTATGTTTTTAACATTCAAGTACTtccttattatattattatttttggtaTATTATTTTTACCTTCATATTATTGGTTCAATGTTTTTCATAGAAATATTTTCTTAGTAATGTCTTTCCTTTAAGGGTTTATaccatttattttattacttacTTTTACGtctattttttcttatctatctatttaaaacTTAGATTAGGGGAATAACTCCAGACAAAGTTTCCTCATACaagtatatatttgtataaaaatataaaaataatattccATACAGTGCACGTAAACATCACATCCacatattgaaaatatataaaaataattgtccATATAGTGCACGTAAATATCACATCCACATATTGCAAATTATTACTTTTGGGTGTTGAGGTCGCCGTTGCTTGGTGCTGGGGTTCCCGGCTCAAAGGAGAGCGGGAAGCTGTCCAGGAGGATGCTGTTGCTGAGAGACAAGTTGGGGTTGAGGGGCGTGGAGCCAAGCTGGGGTCTGACCTGCAGGTACTGCAGCGGCTGCTGAGATGCCCCCGGCTCTGCAATAAGGGGAATGTGAGGGCCCTGGATGGGGAGAACGGGCCGTGTAGGTTGCTGTGGCTGAGGTTGGATGGTCGGGATCTCGAGGGTGGCCTTCATCTCAACGTAGAAGGATGGGGGAGGTTCGGTGTCCACTTTTTTAGAGAACACCCTCCACCTGTTGACCAGGGCACCAATCTCCGACAGAAGGCCGCTGCGGAGGTCACTCCTCACCTCGGCACAGTCCCTGGCCACCTCCTGCAGAACCCCGCGCCAGTAGAGGAGGCTGGGGTCGCCACTGGGTGCCACGGCGCCCTCGAGCAGGGACCTGAACTGGGTGTTCTGGTCTACGATCTAGGGATGACAGTTttcattagacacacacacacacacacacacacacacaataatttcCATTATTTCTATAAGTCAGTTATGCCAAgggaataaaatttgtatcattAACCTTTTTCCTACCTGTTCCAGGATGCTGTCCCTACTCTCCTGTTTCGCCCTCGCTGCAGTGGGACGTGGGCGGTCTAACGCGGGTACCACTTCGTCAGGAGGGGCTCCCGGGGTGGGGTTAGAAGTGCTTGAAGACCCAGCCACAGACACCTCAGTGGACCTCGCAGGGGTGCTCGAAGGCACCGCAGGAGTGGACTGAAACGACatggaaaatagtaaaaataggCTTTTGCATATTCCAATTTCACAATGTTATCCAAGGTGTACATGCAGTTTGTTATATGCAAACAATGGTGTCCTAggtgtatatattataatgttgTTATGCATTGAAATGTAGATGGTATTGGCCTAAAAAATAACATTGTGTTAACAGGTTTAAGAATTGTAAAGAATGCACAAGATGTAACCATGTTATGTAAATAATGTGATGCCTTGTGGAGTACTTTATGCACAACAGAGACTATATTATCAAATATTATCACCTTTTCAGCATGTATATCACGTTCCAATGACTATATTTACGAAATATATTAATGTGTACACACTCCTTAATCAGTATCATCAATaaagatatattgatagatatacAATCCACATTGTTTCATTATCACTATATTTTATGAATGGTATTGTTGGTATAATCACTGGTATTGTAATGTTGTTGGTAGTCAAATCATTGATGGGTGTGTACACGCACAATTTATTATTATGTTATCACACAATATTTTTCTACATACCTGAGAAAGGCCAATGGTAGTGGTACGCCGCTGCCGAATGATATGTGGCCGCAGGAACTGGAAATTAGCCAcaatccacctctccctctccgtcaGCTCCTTGGCGGCGCCCTGCCCACTCTTCTGCTCCAGGTTGGACAGGCGCCCAAAACGGCTACGAATAGAGTCGAACCACTGCTTTAGCTGGGGGCCAGTGATGGGAGTGTCAAGGGACTTCGCTTTATCTGAGAAGGCCCGGAACACCTTGTCCCTGTCTGCATGATCCTTCCTGCCCTTGTCATATATGAAGTCTGCCTCATCCTCGAGCCATTCCCCCAACATCCTCTCTGTTGCCGCCGGGAGTACAACACgcgcccttcctcttcctcttgccctcctCCCTGGACGGCCTCTTCCTTGGCAAGGCTCTTGGTTCGCCCACAACCACCTCTTCGTCCACCTCTATATCCTCCTCGGTCTCCTCGTATCCGCTGCTGCCCACTACCGATTCGGTGTCATAGGCAGTGTCCTCGTCCAGCGGTATGACGACCTCGGACG
This genomic window from Eriocheir sinensis breed Jianghai 21 chromosome 6, ASM2467909v1, whole genome shotgun sequence contains:
- the LOC126987082 gene encoding uncharacterized protein LOC126987082, yielding MLGEWLEDEADFIYDKGRKDHADRDKVFRAFSDKAKSLDTPITGPQLKQWFDSIRSRFGRLSNLEQKSGQGAAKELTERERWIVANFQFLRPHIIRQRRTTTIGLSQSTPAVPSSTPARSTEVSVAGSSSTSNPTPGAPPDEVVPALDRPRPTAARAKQESRDSILEQVGKRLMIQILFPWHN